The following are encoded together in the Streptomyces rapamycinicus NRRL 5491 genome:
- a CDS encoding PIG-L deacetylase family protein: MIRLHTGRLDRIVAMGAHCDDIAIGAGGTLLALCRARPGVRVDALVLTGGGSEREREEQSALAAFCPDADLRLTVHKLPDGRLPAHWEEAKAAVEELRARTEPDLVLAPRTDDAHQDHRGLARLIPTAFRDHLVLGYEIVKWDGDLGRLAAYQPLSPETAEQKVRLLQEHYPSQRHRPWYDREAFLGLARIRGIECHERYAEAFAVTKLTLNLGG, encoded by the coding sequence GTGATCCGTCTGCACACCGGGCGCCTGGACCGGATCGTCGCCATGGGCGCGCACTGCGACGACATCGCCATCGGCGCCGGTGGCACGCTGCTCGCGCTGTGCCGCGCGCGGCCGGGCGTCCGCGTCGACGCGCTGGTGCTCACCGGCGGCGGCAGCGAGCGGGAGCGGGAGGAGCAGTCCGCGCTCGCCGCCTTCTGCCCGGACGCCGACCTGCGGCTGACCGTGCACAAGCTGCCCGACGGCCGGCTGCCCGCGCACTGGGAAGAGGCCAAGGCCGCGGTCGAGGAACTGCGCGCGCGGACCGAGCCGGATCTGGTGCTGGCGCCGCGTACCGATGACGCGCACCAGGACCACCGCGGCCTGGCGCGGCTGATACCCACCGCCTTCCGTGACCACCTCGTGCTCGGCTACGAGATCGTCAAGTGGGACGGCGATCTCGGCCGCCTCGCGGCGTACCAGCCACTGTCGCCGGAGACCGCCGAACAGAAGGTGCGGCTGCTGCAGGAGCACTACCCCTCGCAGCGTCACCGGCCCTGGTACGACCGGGAGGCCTTCCTCGGCCTCGCGCGGATCCGCGGCATCGAATGCCACGAGCGATACGCCGAAGCGTTCGCCGTCACCAAACTCACGCTCAACCTGGGGGGTTGA